A region from the Cygnus olor isolate bCygOlo1 chromosome 24, bCygOlo1.pri.v2, whole genome shotgun sequence genome encodes:
- the NUCKS1 gene encoding nuclear ubiquitous casein and cyclin-dependent kinase substrate 1 isoform X2 produces MSRPVRNRKVVDYSQFQESDDADEDYGRDSGPPSKKIRSSPREAKNKRRSGKNSQEDSEDSEEKDVKTKKDDSHSADEDFGSEDDDLGADDGKADSDYESSQKSKKGKKAKPDKNKRASKSRKRPAEDSEDEKEDHKNVRQQRQAASKAASKQREMLMDDVGSEEEEQEDDEAQFQENSGSDEDFLMEDDDDSDYGSSKKKNKKVSKKSKPERKEKKMPKPRLKATVTPSPVKGKGKAGRPTASKATKEKTPSPKEEDEEPESPPEKKKSASPPPEKSGDEGSEDEAPSGED; encoded by the exons GAACAGGAAGGTGGTCGATTACTCCCAGTTTCAGGAATCAGATGATGCTG ATGAAGATTATGGAAGAGATTCAGGTCCCCCATCCAAGAAAATCCGTTCGTCTCCCCGGGAGGCTAAAAACAAGAGGCGATCTGGGAAGAATTCTCAGGAGGACAG tgaggattcagaagaaaaagatgtgaaGACCAAGAAAGATGATTCACACTCGGCAG atgaAGATTTTGGCAGTGAAGATGACGACTTAGGAGCAGATGATGGCAAAGCTGACAGTGACTATGAGAGTtctcaaaaaagcaaaaaaggaaaaaaggctaAACCAGACAAGAATAAGAGAGCCTCTAAATCCAGGAAAAGGCCTGCAG AGGACAGTGAGGACGAGAAGGAAGACCACAAAAATGTGCGTCAGCAGAGACAGGCAGCATCTAAAGCAGCTTCCAAACAACGAGAGATGCTTATGGATGATGTGGGTAGTGAGGAAGAAGAACAAGAGGATGATGAGGCACAGTTCCAGGAGA ATTCAGGAAGCGATGAAGACTTCCTCAtggaagatgatgatgatagTGACTACGGCAGTTcgaagaagaaaaacaaaaaggtctCCAAGAAATCCAAgccagagaggaaagaaaagaagatgccTAAGCCCAGGCTAAAGGCTACAG tgactCCCAGTCCAGTGAAAGGCAAAGGGAAGGCAGGCCGACCCACAGCTTCCAaggcaacaaaagaaaagaccCCATCCCCCAAAGAAGAGGATGAAGAGCCTGAAAGTcccccagaaaagaaaaaatcagccAGCCCTCCACCAGAGAAGTCAGGGGATGAGGGATCTGAAGATGAAGCACCCTCTGGTGAAGATTAA
- the NUCKS1 gene encoding nuclear ubiquitous casein and cyclin-dependent kinase substrate 1 isoform X1, with protein sequence MSRPVRNRKVVDYSQFQESDDADEDYGRDSGPPSKKIRSSPREAKNKRRSGKNSQEDSEDSEEKDVKTKKDDSHSADEDFGSEDDDLGADDGKADSDYESSQKSKKGKKAKPDKNKRASKSRKRPAEDSEDEKEDHKNVRQQRQAASKAASKQREMLMDDVGSEEEEQEDDEAQFQEKDSGSDEDFLMEDDDDSDYGSSKKKNKKVSKKSKPERKEKKMPKPRLKATVTPSPVKGKGKAGRPTASKATKEKTPSPKEEDEEPESPPEKKKSASPPPEKSGDEGSEDEAPSGED encoded by the exons GAACAGGAAGGTGGTCGATTACTCCCAGTTTCAGGAATCAGATGATGCTG ATGAAGATTATGGAAGAGATTCAGGTCCCCCATCCAAGAAAATCCGTTCGTCTCCCCGGGAGGCTAAAAACAAGAGGCGATCTGGGAAGAATTCTCAGGAGGACAG tgaggattcagaagaaaaagatgtgaaGACCAAGAAAGATGATTCACACTCGGCAG atgaAGATTTTGGCAGTGAAGATGACGACTTAGGAGCAGATGATGGCAAAGCTGACAGTGACTATGAGAGTtctcaaaaaagcaaaaaaggaaaaaaggctaAACCAGACAAGAATAAGAGAGCCTCTAAATCCAGGAAAAGGCCTGCAG AGGACAGTGAGGACGAGAAGGAAGACCACAAAAATGTGCGTCAGCAGAGACAGGCAGCATCTAAAGCAGCTTCCAAACAACGAGAGATGCTTATGGATGATGTGGGTAGTGAGGAAGAAGAACAAGAGGATGATGAGGCACAGTTCCAGGAGA aaGATTCAGGAAGCGATGAAGACTTCCTCAtggaagatgatgatgatagTGACTACGGCAGTTcgaagaagaaaaacaaaaaggtctCCAAGAAATCCAAgccagagaggaaagaaaagaagatgccTAAGCCCAGGCTAAAGGCTACAG tgactCCCAGTCCAGTGAAAGGCAAAGGGAAGGCAGGCCGACCCACAGCTTCCAaggcaacaaaagaaaagaccCCATCCCCCAAAGAAGAGGATGAAGAGCCTGAAAGTcccccagaaaagaaaaaatcagccAGCCCTCCACCAGAGAAGTCAGGGGATGAGGGATCTGAAGATGAAGCACCCTCTGGTGAAGATTAA